One genomic segment of Rhizobium gallicum bv. gallicum R602sp includes these proteins:
- a CDS encoding UDP-N-acetylmuramoylalanyl-D-glutamyl-2,6-diaminopimelate--D-alanyl-D-alanine ligase, with the protein MNWLWTTDDMIAAMAGRPFGTLPEGITGISIDSRSIGTGEAFFAIKGDRVDGHDFASMAMANGAALLVVSEARLPGLGRLTVPMIVVDDVLAALGRLAVASRQRSRAQIIAVTGSVGKTTTKEMLRHVLSPSGKVHASVASFNNHWGVPLTLARMPLDTHFGVFEVGMNHPGEIRPLVKMIRPHVAVVTTIAPAHLGNFKSIKEIAAAKAEVFEGLVRGGHVVLNRDSDQYNFLERTAQSLGIENIHSFGQHAKAEFRLAEFNGSDESSALWLTIDGDTFEVAIGAPGRHIAENALAALGIVTLVNADLDKAIAALASLQPEKGRGRRHKLSVGNGSFTLIDESYNANPASMRAAIALLATAGPAGRGRRIAVLGDMLEMGEYAQKVHSDLSGPLLAAGIEHVWLAGKDMLALKESLPDSVQVEYREKTEELTEYVLNSVAPGDVLMVKSSLGIGFGKIVAAILDRFAPFVDTQREL; encoded by the coding sequence GTGAACTGGCTTTGGACCACCGATGACATGATTGCCGCCATGGCGGGCCGCCCGTTCGGCACGCTTCCTGAAGGCATCACCGGCATTTCCATCGACAGCCGCTCGATCGGTACCGGCGAAGCCTTCTTCGCCATCAAGGGCGACCGGGTCGACGGCCATGACTTCGCCTCGATGGCGATGGCGAACGGTGCTGCACTTCTTGTCGTCAGCGAAGCCCGCCTTCCGGGGCTCGGCAGATTGACTGTTCCGATGATCGTCGTCGACGATGTGCTCGCCGCCCTCGGTCGGCTTGCCGTCGCGTCGCGTCAGCGCTCTCGGGCTCAGATCATTGCGGTGACGGGCTCGGTCGGCAAGACGACGACCAAGGAGATGCTTCGCCACGTGCTTTCTCCGTCCGGCAAGGTGCACGCCTCCGTCGCCTCCTTCAACAACCATTGGGGCGTGCCGCTGACACTGGCACGCATGCCGCTCGACACGCACTTCGGCGTCTTTGAAGTCGGCATGAACCACCCGGGCGAAATCCGGCCGCTTGTGAAGATGATCCGGCCGCATGTCGCCGTCGTCACGACGATCGCTCCCGCGCATCTCGGCAATTTCAAGAGTATCAAGGAAATCGCCGCGGCGAAGGCGGAGGTTTTCGAAGGCTTGGTGCGCGGCGGGCATGTCGTGCTCAACCGCGACAGCGACCAATACAATTTCCTCGAACGGACGGCGCAGTCGCTCGGCATCGAGAATATCCATTCCTTCGGCCAGCACGCGAAGGCCGAGTTCCGCCTTGCGGAATTCAACGGTTCGGATGAAAGCTCGGCGCTCTGGCTGACGATCGACGGCGACACGTTCGAAGTGGCGATCGGCGCGCCCGGACGGCACATTGCGGAAAATGCGCTGGCAGCTCTCGGCATCGTCACGCTCGTCAACGCGGACCTCGACAAGGCGATCGCAGCGCTGGCCTCCCTGCAGCCCGAAAAGGGCAGGGGCCGCCGCCACAAGTTGTCGGTCGGAAACGGTAGCTTCACACTGATCGACGAAAGCTACAACGCCAACCCCGCCTCGATGCGCGCGGCCATCGCGCTGCTTGCCACAGCCGGTCCGGCAGGCCGCGGGCGCCGCATCGCCGTGCTCGGCGACATGCTGGAAATGGGCGAATACGCGCAAAAGGTTCATTCCGACCTTTCCGGCCCGCTGCTTGCGGCCGGCATCGAACATGTCTGGCTTGCGGGCAAGGACATGCTGGCGCTGAAGGAATCGCTTCCCGACAGCGTGCAGGTCGAATACCGCGAGAAGACGGAAGAACTCACGGAATATGTATTGAACTCGGTCGCGCCCGGCGACGTGTTGATGGTGAAATCGTCCTTGGGGATAGGCTTCGGCAAGATTGTCGCTGCGATCCTTGACAGGTTTGCGCCATTTGTAGACACGCAACGCGAACTTTGA
- a CDS encoding peptidoglycan D,D-transpeptidase FtsI family protein: MSFLSRIMVLKSQAHFSSGVYNRFGGPSGSLPLEGSRKKKSGQAKSRVGLLILGFTALYGVIGGRLVEYGMKDPEVVSSILPPDRLMASRPDILDRNGEVLATDIRTVSLFAEPNKIVDADEAIEKLATVLPDLDVRGTYKKLSVKSSHFAWLRRQLTPKQQSQILALGIPGIGFRPEKRRFYPGGPTASHILGYVNIDNRGVAGMEKYIDDQGLADLASVGMTSDQPLEPVKLSIDLRVQNIVRDVVINAVTNYEAKGAGAVVLNIHTGEVLGMASAPDFDPNNPEEGAKEGWLNRMSNGTFEMGSTFKTFSTAMALDSGKVSINDSFDASRPIRIGGFTINDFHGQRRWLTVPEIFEYSSNIGTAKMIDIVGMDLQKDYLTRFGLLTKMRTELPEVKMPSQPKVWKKINSITISFGHGVSTTPLQTAVAGAALVNGGKLIEPTFLPRTRDQADETAEVVVKKSTSDEIRYLFKLNGLKGSGRNADVPGFNVGGKTGTADKVVNGRYANDLNFNAFIAAFPIDNPQYVVLTFCDEPHNGEKGQNIAAYTAAPMVKNIIRRAAPILGIEPQFGQDGSALLVSY; this comes from the coding sequence ATGTCGTTTCTCTCTCGCATCATGGTCCTGAAAAGCCAGGCGCATTTCTCCTCCGGTGTCTACAACCGCTTTGGTGGCCCCTCGGGCAGCTTGCCGCTTGAAGGTTCGCGCAAGAAAAAGTCCGGTCAGGCCAAAAGCCGCGTCGGCCTGCTGATCCTCGGGTTCACCGCGCTTTACGGCGTCATCGGCGGCCGCCTGGTCGAATATGGGATGAAGGATCCGGAAGTCGTTTCCAGCATTCTGCCACCGGACCGCCTGATGGCGTCGCGGCCCGACATCCTCGATCGCAACGGCGAAGTGCTGGCGACCGACATCCGCACGGTTTCCCTTTTTGCCGAGCCCAACAAGATCGTCGATGCCGATGAGGCAATCGAGAAGCTTGCGACGGTCCTGCCCGATCTCGACGTGAGGGGCACTTACAAGAAGCTCTCGGTCAAGAGTTCGCATTTCGCGTGGCTTCGCCGCCAGTTGACCCCGAAGCAGCAGAGCCAGATTCTGGCGCTCGGCATTCCCGGTATCGGTTTCCGTCCGGAAAAGCGTCGCTTCTACCCGGGTGGTCCGACGGCCTCGCATATTCTCGGTTACGTCAACATCGACAACCGCGGCGTCGCGGGCATGGAAAAATACATCGACGACCAGGGCCTTGCCGACCTGGCATCGGTGGGAATGACCAGCGATCAACCGCTCGAGCCGGTCAAGCTCTCGATCGACCTGCGCGTCCAGAACATCGTGCGCGACGTCGTGATAAACGCGGTCACCAACTACGAAGCCAAGGGCGCGGGCGCGGTCGTCCTTAATATTCATACCGGCGAAGTGCTCGGCATGGCCTCAGCGCCGGACTTCGACCCGAACAATCCGGAAGAGGGCGCCAAGGAAGGCTGGCTGAACCGCATGTCGAACGGCACGTTCGAAATGGGCTCGACCTTCAAGACCTTCAGCACGGCCATGGCGCTCGACAGCGGCAAGGTCAGCATTAACGACAGCTTCGATGCGAGCCGCCCGATCCGCATCGGCGGCTTTACGATCAACGATTTCCACGGTCAGCGCCGCTGGCTGACCGTGCCGGAAATCTTTGAATATTCGTCGAACATCGGAACGGCGAAGATGATCGATATCGTCGGCATGGACCTGCAGAAGGACTATCTGACGCGCTTTGGGCTGCTGACGAAGATGCGGACGGAACTACCGGAAGTGAAGATGCCGAGCCAGCCGAAGGTCTGGAAGAAGATTAACTCGATCACGATCTCTTTCGGCCATGGCGTCTCGACGACACCGCTGCAGACGGCCGTTGCCGGCGCAGCCCTCGTCAACGGCGGCAAGCTCATCGAGCCGACCTTCCTGCCGCGTACCCGTGACCAGGCAGACGAGACGGCCGAGGTCGTCGTCAAGAAGAGCACCAGCGACGAAATCCGCTATCTGTTCAAGCTGAACGGCCTCAAAGGTTCGGGACGCAACGCCGACGTGCCGGGCTTCAACGTTGGCGGCAAGACGGGCACGGCCGACAAGGTCGTCAACGGCCGCTACGCGAATGACTTGAACTTCAACGCTTTCATCGCGGCGTTCCCGATCGATAATCCACAATATGTCGTGCTGACCTTCTGCGACGAACCACATAACGGCGAAAAGGGCCAGAACATCGCTGCCTACACGGCTGCGCCGATGGTCAAGAACATCATCCGGCGTGCCGCACCCATCCTCGGTATCGAACCGCAGTTTGGCCAAGACGGATCGGCCTTGCTGGTGTCTTATTGA
- a CDS encoding UDP-N-acetylmuramoyl-L-alanyl-D-glutamate--2,6-diaminopimelate ligase has protein sequence MNTSADSRGVGGVRKKRHSMKLRDIAGSAFPEIKEQLEGPVGGLEISGLSADSRKIEAGMAFIAVAGSKADGAVYIADAAKHGATLAVSTQAVEAPIPVLAVKEPRRFLSVAASHFYGRQPQTMVAVTGTAGKTSVASFTRQIWAYAGHPAAMIGTTGVVSPMRNEYGSLTTPDPVSLHKLLADLADEGVTHASMEASSHGLDQCRLDGVKLSAAAFTNLGRDHMDYHPTVESYMAAKMRLFDTLLPKGSPAIIFADDAWSEQAIKAAKDAGHDVRTVGRKGDYLALKRVEHFRHKQIAEVHCGDEIFEVDIPLAGDFQVANGLVAAALAMSTGVPAKIAMAALEKLQGASGRLELVGHTRDGALAYVDYAHKPDALENVLNSVRPFTTGRVILVFGCGGDRDRGKRPIMGEIACRLADVVIVTDDNPRSEEPASIRAEIMAAAPCATEIGDRSEAIYEAVGMLKSGDTLIVAGKGHEEGQTIGSVTLPFSDHAEVREALEELKS, from the coding sequence ATGAATACCAGCGCCGATTCGCGTGGGGTGGGCGGCGTGAGAAAGAAAAGACATTCGATGAAACTGCGGGACATAGCCGGAAGCGCGTTTCCGGAAATCAAGGAGCAACTCGAAGGGCCGGTGGGCGGGCTGGAGATCTCCGGGCTTTCAGCCGATAGCCGCAAGATCGAAGCCGGAATGGCGTTCATTGCGGTGGCTGGCTCGAAGGCGGACGGCGCGGTCTATATCGCCGATGCCGCCAAACATGGCGCGACCCTTGCCGTGTCGACTCAAGCCGTCGAGGCTCCCATTCCTGTCCTGGCGGTCAAGGAACCGCGCCGTTTTCTCTCCGTCGCCGCATCGCATTTCTATGGCAGGCAGCCTCAGACGATGGTTGCCGTAACCGGCACGGCGGGCAAGACCTCCGTCGCTTCCTTCACCCGCCAGATCTGGGCCTATGCCGGACATCCGGCAGCCATGATCGGCACGACCGGCGTCGTTTCGCCGATGCGCAACGAATACGGCTCGCTGACGACCCCCGATCCGGTTTCGCTGCACAAGCTGCTGGCCGATCTCGCTGACGAGGGCGTCACGCACGCTTCGATGGAGGCATCGAGCCACGGCCTCGACCAGTGCCGTCTGGATGGTGTGAAGCTTTCGGCTGCCGCCTTCACCAATCTCGGCCGCGATCACATGGATTATCATCCGACCGTCGAAAGCTACATGGCCGCCAAGATGCGGCTTTTCGATACGTTGCTGCCAAAGGGTTCGCCTGCCATCATCTTCGCCGACGATGCCTGGTCCGAGCAGGCGATCAAGGCGGCGAAGGATGCGGGCCACGATGTCCGCACCGTCGGCCGCAAAGGGGACTACCTGGCGCTGAAGCGGGTCGAGCACTTCCGTCACAAGCAGATCGCCGAAGTTCATTGCGGTGACGAGATTTTCGAGGTCGATATTCCGCTCGCCGGCGATTTTCAGGTCGCTAATGGGCTGGTTGCCGCGGCGCTTGCCATGTCCACCGGCGTTCCAGCCAAGATCGCGATGGCCGCGCTTGAAAAGCTGCAGGGCGCCTCGGGGCGTCTCGAACTCGTTGGCCATACGAGGGATGGCGCGCTTGCTTATGTCGATTACGCGCACAAGCCAGATGCGCTTGAAAATGTACTGAATTCCGTGCGTCCCTTCACGACCGGGCGCGTGATCCTTGTCTTCGGCTGCGGTGGCGACCGCGACCGGGGCAAGCGTCCGATCATGGGCGAGATCGCCTGCCGCCTGGCCGATGTGGTAATCGTCACGGACGACAATCCGCGTTCCGAGGAGCCGGCCTCGATCCGAGCCGAGATCATGGCTGCGGCGCCATGCGCTACCGAGATCGGCGACCGTTCGGAGGCGATCTACGAGGCCGTCGGCATGCTGAAATCCGGCGACACACTCATCGTTGCAGGCAAGGGGCATGAAGAAGGGCAGACCATCGGGAGTGTGACGCTGCCATTCTCGGACCACGCCGAAGTGCGCGAAGCTTTGGAGGAGCTGAAATCGTGA
- the mraZ gene encoding division/cell wall cluster transcriptional repressor MraZ encodes MSRFLSSATNRIDSKGRVSVPAAFRSVLAQRNVQELYCFQDFVFPAISVGGPDLLERFERQIAAEDPFSPDANEMSLLIHGGGVFMKLDAEGRLMVTDFIRDFTGISDEVAFVGRADHFQIWQPQAFQAAQIQARGERRLAGRRSG; translated from the coding sequence ATGAGCCGCTTCCTTTCGAGTGCGACCAACCGGATCGATTCCAAGGGCAGGGTTTCCGTGCCTGCGGCCTTTCGCTCCGTTCTGGCGCAGCGCAACGTCCAGGAGCTCTATTGCTTTCAGGACTTTGTGTTTCCGGCGATCAGCGTCGGCGGCCCGGATCTTCTCGAAAGGTTCGAGCGGCAGATAGCTGCGGAGGATCCGTTTTCGCCGGATGCGAACGAGATGTCGCTTCTTATTCATGGGGGCGGGGTCTTCATGAAGCTCGACGCCGAGGGGCGGCTGATGGTCACGGACTTCATCCGCGACTTTACCGGCATCTCGGACGAGGTGGCCTTCGTCGGTCGGGCGGACCATTTTCAGATCTGGCAGCCGCAGGCATTCCAGGCGGCCCAGATACAGGCACGAGGGGAGCGCAGGCTGGCGGGCAGGCGCTCCGGATAG
- the ftsL gene encoding cell division protein FtsL has product MLRTLDFVLICVMTAAATVTYTIKHRAELKLEEVHRLEAEIKLEKDTIDLLKADWALQSQPNRLERLVNTYNGELKLQPTDSTALVHMRELPMLKSQVPVPEITEAKNGQKPGASAGRAVAAKAQPVPTPAPRAEEEDLMSTGSVE; this is encoded by the coding sequence ATGCTGAGAACGCTCGACTTTGTGCTCATCTGTGTCATGACGGCAGCGGCCACCGTGACCTATACAATCAAGCACCGCGCAGAATTGAAGCTCGAAGAGGTTCATCGCCTCGAAGCCGAGATCAAGCTCGAAAAGGATACGATCGATCTGCTCAAGGCCGATTGGGCGCTGCAATCGCAGCCGAACCGGCTGGAGCGGCTGGTGAATACCTATAATGGCGAACTGAAGTTGCAGCCGACGGACTCCACCGCGCTCGTCCATATGCGCGAATTGCCGATGTTGAAATCGCAGGTCCCGGTTCCGGAAATCACCGAGGCGAAGAACGGCCAGAAGCCTGGTGCAAGCGCAGGTAGGGCCGTTGCTGCCAAGGCCCAGCCGGTTCCCACTCCGGCACCGCGGGCGGAAGAAGAGGATCTGATGTCAACGGGATCTGTGGAGTAG
- the rsmH gene encoding 16S rRNA (cytosine(1402)-N(4))-methyltransferase RsmH — protein sequence MAANPGGGSTDAGGGPVRHIPVLLAEVLSALQPASGKIILDGTFGAGGYTSAILDAGADVIALDRDPTAIAAGQDMVAAYGGRLKLTHSQFSSLADHAPESGLDGVVLDIGVSSMQIDEAARGFSFQKSGPLDMRMSASGVSAADVVNRAKVAELIRIFHFLGEEDQAPRIAHAIEKRRAEKPFETTRDLAGLIEVVTPRKMKDKIHPATRVFQALRIFVNDELGELGQALFAAERVLKPGGRLVVVTFHSLEDRIVKKFFSDRAGKASGSRHLPIAHERAATFEPIGKSMIAAGKAEAEANPRARSAKLRAGTRTNAPAEAGDISIFGLPSLASLEKLGG from the coding sequence ATGGCGGCGAATCCTGGCGGAGGTTCAACTGATGCCGGTGGCGGACCGGTTCGCCACATTCCGGTTCTTCTTGCCGAAGTGCTTTCAGCACTTCAGCCGGCTTCCGGCAAAATAATTCTCGATGGAACCTTTGGTGCCGGTGGCTACACATCGGCCATCCTCGATGCCGGCGCCGATGTGATCGCGCTGGATCGGGATCCGACGGCAATTGCGGCCGGGCAGGACATGGTTGCAGCCTATGGTGGCCGCCTGAAGCTCACGCATTCGCAGTTTTCCAGCCTGGCCGATCATGCGCCTGAGAGTGGACTCGACGGCGTCGTGCTCGATATTGGTGTTTCCTCGATGCAGATCGATGAGGCTGCGCGCGGTTTCTCCTTCCAGAAGAGCGGTCCGCTCGACATGCGCATGTCTGCTTCCGGCGTTTCTGCCGCCGACGTCGTCAATCGCGCAAAGGTCGCCGAACTCATCCGCATCTTCCATTTCCTCGGTGAAGAAGATCAGGCGCCGCGTATCGCGCATGCCATCGAGAAGCGCCGGGCCGAAAAGCCGTTCGAAACGACGCGCGATCTCGCCGGGCTCATCGAGGTGGTGACGCCGCGCAAGATGAAGGACAAGATTCATCCGGCGACCCGCGTTTTCCAGGCGCTTCGCATCTTCGTCAACGACGAGCTTGGCGAGCTCGGTCAGGCGCTCTTTGCCGCCGAGCGCGTCTTGAAGCCCGGCGGCCGTCTCGTGGTCGTCACCTTCCATTCGCTGGAAGACCGTATCGTCAAGAAATTCTTCTCCGACCGCGCGGGCAAAGCTTCAGGCTCGCGCCATCTGCCGATCGCCCACGAGCGTGCGGCGACCTTCGAACCAATCGGTAAATCCATGATTGCTGCAGGCAAGGCTGAAGCTGAGGCCAATCCGCGGGCGCGTTCGGCCAAGCTGCGGGCCGGCACGCGTACCAATGCGCCGGCCGAAGCTGGGGATATCTCGATCTTCGGATTGCCCAGTCTTGCCAGCCTCGAAAAGCTTGGGGGTTGA